GTTGAATGTAGGTCCGATTCCAAGTGTTGCTGCCGCCGTACCACTACTTAAAACATTCAAATCAACTAACCCATCTGCTAAAACACTTCGAAATGTGTAGACTTTATCGACTCCGACTGGTAAATTTCCAACTTTAAAAGATAAGGTGAATCGATCGCTACTTAGAAGAGATAGCTTTAATAAAGAGCTAACATCTGCATAGATTTGGTTATTTGTTCGATCGATTATTGCTGTCACATCTCTCGTTTGCGATCCAATCCCAAGTAATCCACTATAGCGATATTGCAGTTTGACGGAACTCGTTTCAATACTTTGTATCACTTCTGGTGGTAGTCGAAAAATAATATACCCACTTGATAAATTTAAGCTCAACAATCCAGAAACAGTATTTTCTAACGTGATCGTTTTAGTCGTTCCATTATAGGAAGCATCTAAGCTTGATGTTCCAAGAAGTGCTACTCCAGCAAGCGTCGGTGCAACCGCTTGTTGCTTCTCTTGTCTTGGTTTAGTCGGCTTTAAGGTAGGTTCTTCAATTTTGCTCGATGATTCTTCTTCAGAATCAGGTTGCTCGGGAACTTCATTGTCCTTTTCATCTGGAGATGTCTCAGATGTCGGTGGATCTTCATTCTCAGTGGGGGATGTCTCAGGTGTTGGTGAATCTTCACTCTCAGTTGGGGATGTCTCAGGTGTTGGTGGATCTTCACTCTCAGTTGGGGATGTCTCAGGTGTTGGTGGATCTTCACTCTCAGTTGGGGATGTCTCAGGTGTTGGTGGATCTTCACTCTCAGTTGGGGATGTCTCAGGTGTTGGTGGATCTTCACTCTCAGTTGGGGATGTCTCAGGTGTTGGTGGATCTTCACTCTCAGTTGGGGATGTCTCAAGTGTTGGTGAATCTTCACTCTCAGTTGGGGATGTCTCAGGTGTTGGTGGATCTTCACTCTCAGTTGGGGATGTCTCAGGTGTTGGTGGATCTTCACTCTCAGTTGGGGATGTCTCAGGTGTTGGTGAATCTTCACTCTCAGTTGGGGATGTCTCAGGTGTTGGTGAATCTTCACTCTCAGTTGGGGATGTCTCAGGTGTTAGTGAGTCTTCGCTCTCGTTTGATGGTGTCTTCTCTACTTCTACGAGCTCTTCGCATTTTTCAATTTCCTCTTTTTCCAACAAGTCCTTTTTCTTTGAATCATTCAACGTCTCTTCACAAAACGATGACGTCAAAGGGTCTGGAATTTCGAATTCCTTAGTCGTCGCATGACTGTGCGGAATTGGAAAGCTTGTTGCCAGTAAGAACATTAAGATAATAAAAATATTTGGTGATCGATTTCGATACAATAAAATTCCCCCTTCAATTGCAACAATTCATTGACCTAGTTGATCTAAATGACTTTTCTTCACATCTTTTCCCTTCTAAATAAGGGAATTAAACCATTAATTTGGTAGTTAAAAGATATAAAATTAATCTTTATTTACTGATATACTAAAAATTAGTTCCATTAAACTGTTAATTCATTTGATTTATTATTACAAAATAAAAAAATGTGCTTGTTTCCAAGCACATCGGGTTTAATTCTTTTCTTCTGTCGTACTGTCTGGAATCGGTAATTGAACCATACTACCCGATCCACTGACGAGTGGTGACTTTCCGTCCCACTTCTTGACGGCTTCGTATTGAATCATCTCTTCGGTCAACGTCTTCTGTAATTCTTTTTGAGCTTTTGCCAAACCTTGTGCTTCGATCAGCCGAGCATCTGCTGCTCCTTTGGCTTCGACGCGTAAACGTTCCGCTTCTGCTTTAGCAATTTCAAGATCCGTTTTCTTTTTATCGAGTTCTTGTGACGCTTTGACACGTGCATCGATCGCTTCCTGTGTCTTTTCATCTGGTTTTGGTGCGCCGAGTGCGACGTCTTCAATGATGAAACCAATCTCTTTGACGTCTTCCGCAAACTGCGTCTGAATGCTCGTCGAGACGTTTCCTGATTTCTCACCAAACAGTTCAAGGACCGTAACTTTCGAGATTTGCTCACGCGATGCATCATAGAGACGTTGTTTCAGATAACCTTTTGCGATCTCATCGATTTCGATCGGTCCGAACTTGTTGAAGACTTTCGTTACCTTATCCGGTGAGACAGAGAAGCTGTATGTAAAGTCAACGACGATGTTCTTCCCGTCTTTCGTTGCAAGCGTCATGTTTTCAAGCGCTTTTGTCTGTGTCCGAATTGGATACTCTGTCACACGTGTGATCGGTGAAACGACGTGCCAGCCTTGCGAAAGCGTCTCATCTTTGACACCACTTGATGGTGTATAGACGACACCGACCTGCCCGGGTTCGATTTGTTCGACGATAAATGGCGTCGTTGCGAGCAATGCTAATACAAGTACACCAGCGATGATCATCGATGGGCGAATTTTTTTCTTTGGTTTAATTTCTCTCATTCTGAATCTCCTTTATCGATTTTTTCTTGGATATAGCGGTAGAGTTCCATGCCAAGCAAAACGATGAGGGCGAAAAATAATACAGTGAAAAAGATAGCCATCTAACCCCTCCTCTAACGAATTCCTTACCTTCTTCTACGTATCCATTTGGAAAATGTTTCATTTTTTTAAATGTCTGGTTGCTTATTTTTAATTTCTGTCCTAATATGGAGGGAACTTTGCCTGCTCTACGACAGATCACAATTTGTGGTACACTCGAATGAGCACATCACTTACTAGAAACGAGGGTTCATCTCTATATGATTACAGTACAAAACGTCGGTCTTCGCTTTGCGGACCGCAAATTATTCGAAGACGTCAACATCAAGTTCACACCAGGTAACTGTTATGGTCTAATCGGTGCGAACGGTGCCGGTAAGTCGACATTCCTGAAAATTCTCGCTGGTGACATCGAAGCACAACAAGGCGATGTCATTATCACACCAGGCGAACGTTTAGGCGTTCTCCGTCAGAACCATTACGAATACGAAGAATTCCAAGTCATCGAAGCGGTCATGATGGGACATAAGCGTCTGTATGAAGTCATGAAAGAAAAAGATGCTATCTATATGAAAGAAGATTTCTCAGACGAGGACGGCATGCGTGCTGCTGAGCTCGAAGGTGAATTCGCTGAAATGAACGGTTGGGAAGCGGAGTCGGAAGCTGCCATGCTTCTTCAAGGACTCGGCATCAAAGAAAACCTGCATTCGAAGACGATGGCAGAGTTGACTGGATCGGAAAAGGTCAAAGTCTTGCTTGCCCAAGCGTTATTCGGTAAACCAGACATTCTCTTACTCGATGAGCCGACGAACGGACTCGATTTGAAAGCTGTCAAATGGCTCGAAGAATTCTTAATCGGATTCGAGAACACGGTCATCGTCATTTCCCATGACCGTCACTTCTTGAACAACGTCTGTACGCACATGGCAGATCTCGATTACGGTAAGATTCAGCTTTATATCGGAAACTACGATTTCTGGTACGAGTCAAGCCAGCTTGCTTCCCGTATGGCAAATGATCAAAATAAGAAAAAAGAAGAGAAAATCAAAGAATTGCAGGCCTTCATCGCACGTTTCAGCTCGAACGCTTCGAAAGCGAAACAAGCAACGTCACGGAAGAAGTTGCTTGATAAAATTACACTCGACGACATTCGTCCATCTTCACGCCGTTATCCGTTCGTCGGTTTTACGCCAGAACGTGAAATCGGAAATGACCTCTTGATGGTCGATGGAATCTCGAAGACGATCGATGGCGTCAAAGTCCTCGATAACGTCCGCTTCTCGTTGAACAAGACGGATAAAGTCGCGTTCATCAGCCAGAGCGATATCGCGATCACGACACTGTTCAAAATCCTCATGGGTGAGATGGAGCCGGATAGCGGTACGTTCAAATGGGGCGTCACGACTTCCCAGTCTTACTTGCCAAAAGATAACTCGGAATTCTTCGAAGGCTCGGATAAGACGATCCTCGATTGGCTCCGTCAGTATTCACCGGCAGATGAGAGCGATACGTTCCTCCGTGGATTCCTCGGTCGGATGCTTTTCTCAGGAGAAGAAGTCATGAAGAAGGCATCTGTCTTATCTGGGGGCGAAAAAGTCCGTTGTATGCTTTCAAAAGCAATGCTCAGCGGTGCTAACGTCCTCGTGCTCGATGATCCAACGAACCACTTGGATCTTGAATCGATCACAGCACTCAACGATGGATTGATCGCTTATAAAGGCGCAATGCTCTTCAGCTCGCATGACCATCAGTTCGTCGAAACGATCGCGAACCGCATCATCGAGTTGACGCCAAACGGTATCGTCGATAAAGAAACGACATACGATGAGTACTTGAACAATGATACAATCCAACAGCAATTAACAGCGTTATACGCACAATGATTTTAAAAGAGACCGGAACTGTCGTTTCGGTCTCTTTTTTGAACACGGTGGAGGAGGAATGAGTCATGCGTCATCGCGTATGTGCTGCACTGATCGAAGAGGAACAGATATTGATGGTCGAGTTACACACCCCTTCTCGAACATTCTGGACGTTACCCGGTGGTGGTGTCGAAAACGGAGAAACAAAAGAAGAAGCCGTCGTGCGCGAAGTATTAGAAGAGACGCATCTTCACGTCACGGTCGAACAAAAACTTTATGAGATTTCAATTGATCAAGGGACGGAAACATGTTTTCTCGTTCGCCGTGTCTTAGGTAGTCCTGAACCTCGACTCGGGATCGATCCTGAATTATCGCTTGATCAACAAGAATTACGAGCTGTTCGGTTTCGACCACTGAATGAGATGCAAAATGATCCTCAGATTTCCCATTTGCGCCTACTATCGTAACGATATAATCTTTGAATTAAACGAAAATTTAATAACTATATTTATACCTAAAAATAGTAGTCGGTAACTAAGTTTTTTGATAATCCAAAATCGCTCGATCCAGCGATAGAAAACGGAAACGTTATCAAGGTTTCAACTGCCTATCCGTTTTACCGAGTGGTTACAAATCGTATACGAATCGATAAGATATGAAAAAACGGATTCCCAGGCTCGGGAATCCGTTTTTTCATGCGTTGTTCTTCTTTTGTTTTGCCGCTTCTTCTTCGACACGCTGCAACAACCCATGAACGATTTTCTCATTCTCTCGTTCACCTCCGAGAGACAACAAACTCTTTCCAACAAAGTTCGCTCCCTCGTTTTTTCCCGTATAGATCAATAGACAACGATCATGGTCGATTGGTTTGAGCGTAAAGGTCATCTCGATCTTGAATATTTTAGCCAATGTAAATCCAATCGTATTTTGTTTGAAGTCGGGTTCGTTCGTATAAGCTAAGTCGGTCACGATATAGGTTTCAAGTCGGTTACCCTGCATGTACGTTTGACGATACGTCGAACCGACCACACCCGGTTTTCGTTCGATTACCTCGTGCTGGACGACGTTTGGAATCAAACGCTGCAATCGCGTGTGATCAAACAAGTGCCATGCTTCCTCAATCGGAATATCGAGCTGTCGTTCTTCTCTCCACGTAATCATAGATCCGCCCCCTTTTCTATAGAAATACCCTGTCGTCCGGTCTTGTAACGTCCGGTGACAGGGCGGGAGCAGATTCTTATTTTACTGTGCTTGTTTCAAGTGCTGCTCCAAGGAACTTCGCCAGTTCGAGCATACCGTAGCGTCCTGCAGCTGCTTCAGCGTCCGAGTTGTAGTTCGTATTCGTATTGACGTCATACGTATAGATTGTACCTGACGCATCCTTGATAAACTCGATTCCGGCGACCGCGATTTGGTTCGCTTGGAGGAACGCTTCGTACTTTTCAATGATTGGATCATTGAAACCTTCAACGATTTGGAACTTCATCGGTGTTTGCGGTGCTTCTTCCCCAACTGGGCAGAACAAGTCGTCAATTACACACGCATCCGCTGGGCAGAGCTCAAAACCTTCTGACGTATCGACTTGGACTGCATAAACGAATTTCCCACCAACGAACTCACAGCGCGTGATGTATGGTTCTGGTGCTTGGATGTACTCTTGAATCAACGTGATGCCATCAACCGGTTCGTCAAATGTCGGACCATCGAGGTAGGCTTCAAGCGCTTCGATTGAATGGAACAGTTGAACGCCGAGTCCTTTCCCAGCACGGTTATGTTTCGTGATGAACGACGAAACGCCGATCTCTTTTGCCGCTTGTACAATTTGGTCGCGTCCGACTGCAGCCGTCGTCTTCGGTACACGAATTCCTGCTTTACGTAGTGCTGTATACTGATTGACTTTGCTGACTTCAAGGCGGAGTGCACGCGTTCCGTTAAAGACGGTCCGGTCGTGTTCTTCTAACCAAGCAAGGACACCTTCCGTCAACTCCGGTGCATAGCGGTGACCACGTGTATGCGAAGAGGCACTCATCCGGCTGTAAAAAACGCCTTCCGGTGGTACTTCATCGAGTGGAACGACTCCTTCATTCAAGTGCCACTGTTCATATGGTAATTCAAGTTCTTCGAGACGTTTGATGAGATGATCCGTCCATTCCTGGTTTTCGTGGAGAATATGAATTTTTGTCATGATTGTTGACCTACCTTTCGTTTTGCTTCGACCAGTGGCATTACGTCACGAGCAAAGCGTTCCATTTCTTCGAGTTGTGGTGAGAATTGTAATAAGAGTAACGTGACACCAACGGCTTCGAACGCTAGAATGCGTTCTGCGATCTGTTCTGGTGTTCCGATCAAGTTCGGTCTTAGACCACGGTTCGAGACGGAATAATCATTTCGTTCGACCTGTTGTTCCAGTTGCGATTTACTGATGAAATCCTGATAACCGGCATAACCGGCGCTATCTTCTTTTACATCCGTAATCCGTTGCCACTCTAGAAGCGCTTCTTCTTCCGTATCTCGGCAAATGATATAAGCCGCAAGACCGAAGCTTTCGAGTGGAGCTTGTCCCGTTGCTTCCCGACGTACTTTCATGTCGTTGATTTTGTGAGCGACTTCTTCCGTGGTGCCTCCATGCATGACATAAGCATCACAGTGTTCGACGATCGTTCGTTTTCCAGCTTCACTCTCTCCACCGGCGTAGAGCTTGATGCCTGGACGCTGGACTGGCTTCGGATGCAATTCTGCCTGCTCGATCGTGTAGTGATTGCCTGAGAAACTATACGGTGACGCATCTGCCCATAGTCCTTTCATGACCGTGACGAACTCTTCCGTCCGAGCATAGCGTTCATCGTGCGCCGTAAAGATACCGTTATACTGTTTCGCTTCCTCTGCCCACCAGGCTGAGACGACGTTGAGCGTAAAACGTCCTCCGCTTAACTGATCGATGTTTGCTGCCATCTTCGCTGTCGTCGCCGGATTATGGAACCCGGGACGAACTGCTGTCATGATCTCAAGGCGTTCTGTCGTTGCGGCAATCGCTGCTGCCGTCGTCCATGCCTCAAGACTCGGTTCCTTGATTCCTTTGATATCGTTTAAGTTCAATTCCGCGATCAATGTCGTCGAGAAGTTAATGCGTTCTGCTGTTTGTGCGACTTGTTTTGCATAATCGAATGTCGCCGGCATCTGTTCATCCTCGACATTCCGTAACCATCCTCCAAAAATCGGTAACCAAAAACCATACTCCACTCCATCATCCCCCTTATCATAAAAAAAACGCCCTTTTCGAAGTTCGAAAAGAGCGACGGTATCTTGTCCTGTCCGCTCTTATCTTCGGAAGGTATCCCTTCCTGGAAGTAGCACCTTCCGCTATAGCGGGGTTGCTGAAGTGTCTTCGGGCCAGTCCCTCGACTTCTCTAGATAAGATGTGTTGCATTTATCGTACAGAATTCACTGAACTAAAGCAACCATTAAACCGTCTTTTCCCATCGGAATTGTTTCAAACATAAAAAAATCCCGACATGATGTCGGGATTCAGTATTAATATGGTGCGACGAAATCCGATGTTGGTTCTGGCGCTTGTTCGCCACGAACACGATCATAGAATTTTGCCATTGTAACGCTGAAGTATGGTCCAACCCATAAAACAGCAAGACCAAGTGTAACAATTACGAGTAACGCCCAACCGATAAACGATAAGAAGAGCAAGAATGCTTCCATCTTGTGTCCATCCATGAGTTGACGCGAGCGTGTAATCGCTTCAAGAATACCGATTGACGGTTCATCCCGAAGGATGTAGAACGTTAACAAGTAAGAGAACGACTTGATGATCCCAGGGATGATCAAGAGTAGTGTCCATAAGAATAAAAAGACCGCTTGTACAATCGAGACGCCGATTACTTTACCGAAGATTTTATACGGTTCGAACAAATCAGCTACTTTGACTTCTTCATTACGTGCGAACGACATCGCGACCCACGTCCAACCCGCTGCGATTGGGATCAATAAAATCGATAGAATGATACTGACTGCACTCATCGCATTTAGATCTTGTTGAGGATCAGGTCCGATGAACGTCGGAACGCTCTGGATGATAGAAAACAGTACGAACATGAGGATGGCAAATCCCCAACGACCGCTGAGCGACTCCTTCGCTGCTTTTTTTAATTGAGATGACATGAGTAAGGTCCTCCTTGAAAAAATAAGTTCTCTTCTTACTCTACGGCTTAAAGTTTCTAATGTTTCACTCTTTTTTCAATAATTTTCCGTCCCGTTGTTGCTCTTTGAGCCATGCTCGCTCAAGTTGTCGTTCGCAAGCTGTATATAAGGAACGTCGACCATCGAGACGTTCCATCGCAAACGGAATACCATGTTTTTTCGCCTGCGCAATGACATGTGCACTCGCAGCGTGAGAGACACGACTCGTCACGACGACGATGGCATCCGTCTTTTTGGCGAGACAAGCAATCTTTTTCGCGGACTGCGCGTCTCCTGCCAGATGAATTAATTCGATTCCTGTTGGCGCAAAGAACTCACGATAAACAGCCGTTTGTTGTTCGTTTCCAACGATGACAAGGCGCATACCTTTGAAGCGCGTGAAATCAAGCGGTGTCTTATCGACGAAATCCATCAATTGTCCAGGTACAGCTGTCGTCACGATTGGTTCAATTTTTCGCTCTTTTTGAATACGAATGCGCCGCTGCGCTTTTTTAGGTTTTGGAACTGTTTGCCGTTTCATTTTCCGTGCATATCGATCTGACTTTTTCGCTGTAACAGGTGCCTTCTCTACTAATTGTTCTACTTTTACAGGACGATCTGATGGTTCGTTGGCAACCGGTTTTTCATACGTAAACTGATGTTTCCAGACAATCGTCAAGCTCTCTTTCCGTCCCCGCCACATGACGAGATCGACGAGTTGTCCTGCTTCTAGTCGAAAATAGCGCATGTCCTCTACCGGTACGACATAGTAGAACGATTTGCCCGCTTCATCCTGTAGCGGACCGTTAACCGTCTCTTCAACAATGCCGTGCGCTTTGACGATCGCTTGTTCAAACACGACACGTTCCGGATTCTCTCTCATCCGCTCTGTCGAGACGACGGCTTCAACACGGCACAGCGTTTTCTGATCATCCTGACGCTCGACACGGACACGGACCTCCATGCCATGCTCGAGATTCCATTCTCGGACGTCCCGTTCGGAAATATGGCTACCGGACCATTCTAGTAAAGTCCCGCCTTTTAATCCCCGCTGAAACGTATAGGCATAACGTTGCTTGCGTACTGGCTCGACAGGTACTTGCTGTGGCATTACGCTGGTCTGCTTCTCTAGTTCCACCACTTCGTCGATGACTGGTGTTTCCTGTACGTCGCGCGGTGCATAATACGCTGACATCTTGACCCATTCGTCGATTCCGTTCACTTCGTCGAGCCAGAGTTGCCAATCTTCATACCGCTCGACGACCGCTAATTTCATCTGTACCAATTCAGTTGCTCGTTCCAACACCTGTTGCATCATCCGTAACCACTTCCTTTTCGTTTTTTTCACTATAGCAACGAAAAAATACGGAAGTAGTTCAAAAAAACAACCAGGTTATTTTTTTATTTAGGTACGTTGCTGAATTTCCACGGCCGGGTCCTGACGCTTGTATTTCGCGACGATGACGATCAGAACGGTGATGATGACAAGTAAAAACCAAGAAGACAATTTGCCAAGATCAACGACTGCCCATCCCTCCTCTTGATGCGGATAGACCCAGCCTTTGAAGAACGTCACGATGTTCTCAGCAATCCAAATGAAGAAAGCAATCAGTAAAAAGGACAGGACGAGCGGCATCCGGTAAACCGTCTGCTCGATCGTAAAATGAACCCATGACTTATAGAAAACGAGGACGACAAGAATCATCAAAATCCAGCGCACGTCCAAAATCCAGTGATGGGTGAAGAAGTTGAGATAGACGAGACTGCCGACACTAATCGCAAGCCAAGGGGGAGGAAATGCTGTGAATCGTAAATGAAATCGCCTGAACGCCTGACACACATAACTTGCGACGCTTGCGTACATGAACCCTGCATACAGTGGAACACCTGCCACTTTTGTCCAAGCGTCTTCTGGGTAACTCCACGAACCGACGTTCACCTTGAATAGTTCAAGTGCTAGACCGATGACATGAAACAATAAGATCAGTTTGAATTCTTCCATCGTTTCATAACGACTGACAAGTAACGCGATTTGAACGAAAATACACCACAGCAACAAGAGATCGTATCGCGCAATCGGTTCAGTCGGCAGATAACGTGAAAGAGCGAGCGCCGCGAAAATCATCACGGGAAAGACACAACAGACGGCTTCTATATATGTAAAACGAATCAGATGTCGAATCGCTTTCATCCTGTTACCTCCTTTTTTCTCCAGTATACGTTTCTCTTTTGCCCTTCCCCTCCTTCTTAGGATGGAAAAAACGGAAAATTTCGTCTTTCTTCTTCCACTTTCCTCATGATACAGTTAACGAATCAATTATTTTAAGAAATGAGGTGCCAGACATGACGCGTCATCGCGCTTCCTGGTTATTACGCGCTACGTTAAAGTGGGGACTCTTCCTTCTTGGTTTATTTTTACTCGCCCTTGGCTCATCAATGATGATCACAGCGGAACTCGGTGTTTCGACGTGGGACGTGTTACATCTTGGTCTTCAAAAGAAGACACCACTGTCTGTCGGAACGATCATCTTACTCGTTGGTCTCTTACTTGTGTTCGTTAAATACGCATTAGACCGCGTCACACCGCAAATCGGAACGCTTGTCAACGCAATTTTCGTCGGTGTCTTCATGAATCTTGTCCTTGGTTCTCATCTCTTACCGTCTTTTGAGTCCGTCTGGTTGAATACACTCTGGCTCGTTTTTGGAATCTTCATCATCGGCATGGGCGCCGGTCTATACGTCGCTGTTGGTTACGGGGCCGGTCCACGCGATGGATTAACGCTGACACTTGCAGAGCGTTTTGGAACGTCGATTCGTCTGATGCGGACGATTATGGAAGTTACGGCATGCGGCATTGGCTGGTTGCTTGGGGGACCTGTTTTCTTCGGTACGATCCTCTCGATTTTCCTGATCGGACCGTTCCTGCAATTTTGGTTGTTTTATTTCCGCCGGATCATTGCAGCGATTGATGCAAAAGGAATTCCAGCATCCGAGCGCCAAATTAGCTAAGTCGCCTGACTCGATATCATTCCGCTTGAATGATATCTTTTTTTATGTGAGAAGCAGATAAGTTGCGTCATCAAAATAAACACGTTATATTCGTTTACATATCAATCTTTGATACGTCAAAGGTTTCTTCGAACGAAGGGAAGGATGTGATGGATTGAGTATTTCCTGCAACGAAAAAGGACGTTTGATCTATGCACTCGTCTCCGTCAATAAGACGATTGCTCAAAAATTCGATCTCTGTACGGATGGTTTCAGTCAGACTCGAATGGATTTACTTGCTCAACTTCAAGTCGATCAAACGATCAGTCAAAAAGAATTGCAAAAACGCGTTAATGTCGATCATGCGGCAGTGACCCGTCACCTCAAACACCTGGAATCGACCGGGATGATTGCTCGCGAGCGTTCAGCTGCTGACAATCGGGTGATTCTTGTTTCCTTAACAGAACAAGGGGCGACGCGCATTGCACGATTACGCGAACAAAAAGATGAGTTCCTCGAGAACTTACTCGAAGGATTCTCTGCTGAAGAACAACGGACGTTAGCTGAGATGATTCAACGTATCGAAGCGAACGCCGACACATTACCTAAATTAAAAGAGGAGTCGATTTAATATGGCAACGCAAACGACAACAGATTTCATGGAAATCGTCAAAGGACGCCGTTCGATCCGGAACTACGATACAGACGTGAAGATCTCAAAAGAAGAAATGACACAAATCCTTGAAGAAGCAACACTTGCACCTTCTTCAGTTAACATGCAACCATGGCGTTTCCTCGTCATCGATAGCGAAGAAGGCAAAGCAACACTTGCACCACTCGCGAAATTCAACCAAGTTCAAGTCGAGACATCTTCTGCTGTCATCGCCGTCTTCGGTGATATGAACGCCGTTGATCAACTTGAGAACATCTACGATACAGCTGTTGAAAAAGGTCTCATGCCACAAGAAGTACGCGATC
This window of the Exiguobacterium acetylicum genome carries:
- a CDS encoding YczE/YyaS/YitT family protein: MTRHRASWLLRATLKWGLFLLGLFLLALGSSMMITAELGVSTWDVLHLGLQKKTPLSVGTIILLVGLLLVFVKYALDRVTPQIGTLVNAIFVGVFMNLVLGSHLLPSFESVWLNTLWLVFGIFIIGMGAGLYVAVGYGAGPRDGLTLTLAERFGTSIRLMRTIMEVTACGIGWLLGGPVFFGTILSIFLIGPFLQFWLFYFRRIIAAIDAKGIPASERQIS
- a CDS encoding DUF817 domain-containing protein, whose product is MKAIRHLIRFTYIEAVCCVFPVMIFAALALSRYLPTEPIARYDLLLLWCIFVQIALLVSRYETMEEFKLILLFHVIGLALELFKVNVGSWSYPEDAWTKVAGVPLYAGFMYASVASYVCQAFRRFHLRFTAFPPPWLAISVGSLVYLNFFTHHWILDVRWILMILVVLVFYKSWVHFTIEQTVYRMPLVLSFLLIAFFIWIAENIVTFFKGWVYPHQEEGWAVVDLGKLSSWFLLVIITVLIVIVAKYKRQDPAVEIQQRT
- a CDS encoding DUF975 family protein, with amino-acid sequence MSSQLKKAAKESLSGRWGFAILMFVLFSIIQSVPTFIGPDPQQDLNAMSAVSIILSILLIPIAAGWTWVAMSFARNEEVKVADLFEPYKIFGKVIGVSIVQAVFLFLWTLLLIIPGIIKSFSYLLTFYILRDEPSIGILEAITRSRQLMDGHKMEAFLLFLSFIGWALLVIVTLGLAVLWVGPYFSVTMAKFYDRVRGEQAPEPTSDFVAPY
- a CDS encoding ABC-F family ATP-binding cassette domain-containing protein, whose protein sequence is MITVQNVGLRFADRKLFEDVNIKFTPGNCYGLIGANGAGKSTFLKILAGDIEAQQGDVIITPGERLGVLRQNHYEYEEFQVIEAVMMGHKRLYEVMKEKDAIYMKEDFSDEDGMRAAELEGEFAEMNGWEAESEAAMLLQGLGIKENLHSKTMAELTGSEKVKVLLAQALFGKPDILLLDEPTNGLDLKAVKWLEEFLIGFENTVIVISHDRHFLNNVCTHMADLDYGKIQLYIGNYDFWYESSQLASRMANDQNKKKEEKIKELQAFIARFSSNASKAKQATSRKKLLDKITLDDIRPSSRRYPFVGFTPEREIGNDLLMVDGISKTIDGVKVLDNVRFSLNKTDKVAFISQSDIAITTLFKILMGEMEPDSGTFKWGVTTSQSYLPKDNSEFFEGSDKTILDWLRQYSPADESDTFLRGFLGRMLFSGEEVMKKASVLSGGEKVRCMLSKAMLSGANVLVLDDPTNHLDLESITALNDGLIAYKGAMLFSSHDHQFVETIANRIIELTPNGIVDKETTYDEYLNNDTIQQQLTALYAQ
- a CDS encoding MarR family winged helix-turn-helix transcriptional regulator; amino-acid sequence: MSISCNEKGRLIYALVSVNKTIAQKFDLCTDGFSQTRMDLLAQLQVDQTISQKELQKRVNVDHAAVTRHLKHLESTGMIARERSAADNRVILVSLTEQGATRIARLREQKDEFLENLLEGFSAEEQRTLAEMIQRIEANADTLPKLKEESI
- a CDS encoding DUF2325 domain-containing protein, which produces MMQQVLERATELVQMKLAVVERYEDWQLWLDEVNGIDEWVKMSAYYAPRDVQETPVIDEVVELEKQTSVMPQQVPVEPVRKQRYAYTFQRGLKGGTLLEWSGSHISERDVREWNLEHGMEVRVRVERQDDQKTLCRVEAVVSTERMRENPERVVFEQAIVKAHGIVEETVNGPLQDEAGKSFYYVVPVEDMRYFRLEAGQLVDLVMWRGRKESLTIVWKHQFTYEKPVANEPSDRPVKVEQLVEKAPVTAKKSDRYARKMKRQTVPKPKKAQRRIRIQKERKIEPIVTTAVPGQLMDFVDKTPLDFTRFKGMRLVIVGNEQQTAVYREFFAPTGIELIHLAGDAQSAKKIACLAKKTDAIVVVTSRVSHAASAHVIAQAKKHGIPFAMERLDGRRSLYTACERQLERAWLKEQQRDGKLLKKE
- a CDS encoding prohibitin family protein; protein product: MREIKPKKKIRPSMIIAGVLVLALLATTPFIVEQIEPGQVGVVYTPSSGVKDETLSQGWHVVSPITRVTEYPIRTQTKALENMTLATKDGKNIVVDFTYSFSVSPDKVTKVFNKFGPIEIDEIAKGYLKQRLYDASREQISKVTVLELFGEKSGNVSTSIQTQFAEDVKEIGFIIEDVALGAPKPDEKTQEAIDARVKASQELDKKKTDLEIAKAEAERLRVEAKGAADARLIEAQGLAKAQKELQKTLTEEMIQYEAVKKWDGKSPLVSGSGSMVQLPIPDSTTEEKN
- a CDS encoding LLM class flavin-dependent oxidoreductase, translated to MEYGFWLPIFGGWLRNVEDEQMPATFDYAKQVAQTAERINFSTTLIAELNLNDIKGIKEPSLEAWTTAAAIAATTERLEIMTAVRPGFHNPATTAKMAANIDQLSGGRFTLNVVSAWWAEEAKQYNGIFTAHDERYARTEEFVTVMKGLWADASPYSFSGNHYTIEQAELHPKPVQRPGIKLYAGGESEAGKRTIVEHCDAYVMHGGTTEEVAHKINDMKVRREATGQAPLESFGLAAYIICRDTEEEALLEWQRITDVKEDSAGYAGYQDFISKSQLEQQVERNDYSVSNRGLRPNLIGTPEQIAERILAFEAVGVTLLLLQFSPQLEEMERFARDVMPLVEAKRKVGQQS
- a CDS encoding NUDIX domain-containing protein; this encodes MRHRVCAALIEEEQILMVELHTPSRTFWTLPGGGVENGETKEEAVVREVLEETHLHVTVEQKLYEISIDQGTETCFLVRRVLGSPEPRLGIDPELSLDQQELRAVRFRPLNEMQNDPQISHLRLLS
- a CDS encoding ATP-grasp domain-containing protein; protein product: MTKIHILHENQEWTDHLIKRLEELELPYEQWHLNEGVVPLDEVPPEGVFYSRMSASSHTRGHRYAPELTEGVLAWLEEHDRTVFNGTRALRLEVSKVNQYTALRKAGIRVPKTTAAVGRDQIVQAAKEIGVSSFITKHNRAGKGLGVQLFHSIEALEAYLDGPTFDEPVDGITLIQEYIQAPEPYITRCEFVGGKFVYAVQVDTSEGFELCPADACVIDDLFCPVGEEAPQTPMKFQIVEGFNDPIIEKYEAFLQANQIAVAGIEFIKDASGTIYTYDVNTNTNYNSDAEAAAGRYGMLELAKFLGAALETSTVK